From the genome of Nicotiana sylvestris chromosome 2, ASM39365v2, whole genome shotgun sequence, one region includes:
- the LOC138885718 gene encoding uncharacterized mitochondrial protein AtMg00810-like, producing MDETGSPVNQTMYRGIIGSLLYLSASRPDIVFTMRLCARFQSNTKESHLKAAKRILRYLKGTHDLVLYYSSGYLVDRKSTSGICHFLGSFIISWGTRKQNSVALSTVEAEYVAATSCCAQLLWIKQ from the exons atggatgaaactggatctcctgtgaatcaaaccatgtatagaggcattattgggtctctccTCTATCTCAGTGCCAGCAGACCTGATATTGTTTTTACTATGAGGTtgtgtgcaaggtttcaatcaaataccaaagaatctcacttgaaggctgccaaaagaatactaagatatctcaaaggaacacaTGACCTGGTGTTGTATTATTCGTCAG gttatcttgtggacaggaaaagcacttctggaatATGTCACTTCTTAGGTTCATTTATTatctcttggggcacaaggaagcaaaattcagtggctctttcaacagtTGAAGCTGAATATGTAGCCGCAACATCCTGTTGTGCTCAACTTTTATGGATCAAGCAGTAA